One segment of candidate division KSB1 bacterium DNA contains the following:
- a CDS encoding glycosyltransferase, protein MKYLFLNSARRWGGNERWTALAAQGLAVRNEVFFAYRKMEIGSRFDVPKYRLPFWNELDMLSISRLIFLIKKHHIDILIPTKRKDYVLAGFAAKAMGKKNVLRLGIERSIKNTWTNRLVYNSLCDGIIVNAEVIKNRLVQSGFIPPEKIRIIYNGIDFPALQEKAKLKNGFIKPYDFTIAAMGELSRRKRMDLLLRAFSVLKKKDKSSIPWGALIVGSGREKEKLSKLALDLEISDQVIFTGFLDNPYPLIDKCDVFVHTSKTEGIPNSMLEAMALKKPIITTGFGAAQEVVRNGSNGYLLKQGNAEELADRLIKLINDQNTRRSIAKEGYHSVKRMFSMERMVGEIEDFCSQI, encoded by the coding sequence ATGAAATATCTGTTCCTGAATTCTGCAAGAAGGTGGGGAGGGAATGAGCGCTGGACCGCATTAGCTGCCCAGGGACTTGCGGTGCGCAATGAAGTATTTTTTGCTTACCGGAAAATGGAAATTGGTTCCAGATTTGATGTGCCAAAATATCGATTGCCTTTTTGGAATGAGCTGGATATGCTATCAATCTCCAGGCTAATTTTCCTGATTAAGAAACATCATATAGATATCTTAATCCCAACCAAACGCAAAGATTATGTTCTGGCTGGTTTTGCAGCCAAAGCCATGGGAAAAAAGAATGTTCTACGTTTAGGAATAGAACGATCAATAAAAAACACTTGGACAAACCGTTTGGTATATAACTCCCTTTGTGACGGTATCATCGTCAATGCGGAGGTAATAAAAAACAGACTCGTACAAAGTGGATTTATCCCGCCGGAAAAAATTCGCATCATCTATAATGGTATCGATTTTCCGGCTCTTCAAGAAAAAGCCAAGCTTAAGAATGGCTTCATAAAACCCTACGATTTCACTATAGCTGCCATGGGTGAGCTATCCCGGCGAAAGAGAATGGATCTGCTTTTAAGAGCTTTTTCGGTCCTGAAAAAAAAGGATAAATCTAGTATTCCATGGGGAGCGCTGATTGTCGGTTCTGGTCGGGAAAAAGAAAAATTATCAAAATTAGCACTGGATTTGGAAATCAGCGACCAGGTTATCTTTACTGGCTTTTTGGATAATCCATATCCGTTAATCGATAAATGCGATGTTTTTGTTCATACTTCAAAGACTGAGGGGATACCTAATTCGATGCTTGAGGCGATGGCCTTAAAGAAGCCGATCATAACAACTGGATTTGGCGCAGCACAGGAGGTTGTCCGTAACGGTTCCAACGGCTATTTGTTGAAGCAGGGGAACGCTGAAGAATTAGCGGATCGCTTGATAAAATTGATTAACGATCAAAATACAAGACGGTCCATTGCAAAGGAAGGGTATCATTCTGTGAAACGAATGTTTTCTATGGAAAGGATGGTTGGAGAAATCGAAGATTTTTGCAGCCAGATCTAG
- a CDS encoding lysophospholipid acyltransferase family protein produces MNKHSLKHHIEYFILRTICGWIKSKPLPDAINKYKILGKIWSEYLKIRKKETLDNLRHAFLELSEKEIEKLGEAVFYHFSRLAVEVVLLSNMIKYGFDNFIGESNWEVLENAHAEGRGVVFVSGHIGNWELLGTAMTIRGLPIWTLVANIKNPLVDQFVYRHRVDSGMKIIRIKESRRMIQKGIKQGAIISFVSDQDAGKNGIFVPFLGKPASTHTGAAVYALRYKVPLVYGMSYFKDKKYHFHFERFDGNSQLKFSRENIYKITEWYSKTLENDVRKYPEQYFWLHRRWKTRPESESSS; encoded by the coding sequence ATGAATAAACATAGCCTTAAGCATCACATTGAATATTTTATACTCCGTACAATCTGTGGATGGATAAAATCAAAACCTTTACCAGATGCAATAAACAAATATAAAATTTTAGGAAAGATTTGGTCAGAATATTTAAAAATTAGAAAAAAAGAAACTCTGGATAATTTGCGACATGCATTTCTGGAACTAAGTGAGAAAGAGATTGAGAAATTAGGGGAAGCGGTTTTTTACCATTTTAGCCGTTTGGCTGTTGAGGTGGTTTTGTTATCAAATATGATTAAATATGGCTTTGACAATTTTATAGGCGAGAGCAATTGGGAAGTTCTGGAGAATGCCCACGCGGAAGGAAGAGGCGTTGTTTTTGTTTCAGGACACATAGGTAACTGGGAATTATTGGGAACAGCTATGACGATACGAGGTCTTCCTATCTGGACTTTGGTCGCAAATATCAAAAATCCGCTCGTTGATCAATTCGTTTATCGACATCGCGTCGATTCAGGAATGAAAATCATTAGAATTAAAGAATCACGACGAATGATACAAAAGGGAATAAAGCAGGGGGCAATTATAAGCTTTGTTTCCGATCAAGATGCTGGTAAGAATGGCATTTTCGTACCATTTTTAGGTAAGCCTGCCTCTACTCATACCGGGGCTGCGGTGTATGCACTTCGATATAAAGTCCCGTTAGTTTATGGCATGTCATATTTCAAAGATAAAAAGTATCATTTTCACTTTGAACGATTCGATGGAAATTCTCAATTAAAATTTTCCCGGGAGAATATTTACAAAATTACTGAATGGTATTCCAAAACGCTGGAGAACGATGTGCGAAAATATCCAGAACAGTATTTCTGGCTGCACAGAAGATGGAAAACCAGGCCAGAATCGGAGAGCTCCTCATGA
- a CDS encoding sigma-54-dependent Fis family transcriptional regulator: MIEVHLKKDKIYESMHASNGESCLKILQEEVPDLILLDIQMPGIDGIETLEQIKQQYSRIPIIMMSAHGTIDIAVRSMKLGAYDFITKPFSGDRLNITVRNALESNELRGEVEQLRRELQEKYQFKHIIGQSGAIQNVFRSVSKVIDSSVTVLLYGESGSGKELIARAIHYEGQKRRNKPFIAVNCSALPDSLLESELFGHEKGSFTGASQRRIGKFEQADGGTVFLDEVGEMAPSTQVKVLRVLQEREFERVGGNELVKVDIRLISATNKDLEEAVRKSEFREDLFYRLSVFPIKLPPLRERKDDIPLLIQFFIEKYTVREEKTVNSMSSDAIELMMAYHWPGNIRELENAIERAIVLVTTSEIVANDLPANVRVIGERRVVDTSKTLNSWIENLEEEALRKALLECEGNVSLTARKLGIGRATIYRKAKKYGLTIIR, from the coding sequence AATGGTGAATCATGTTTGAAAATCCTGCAAGAAGAAGTGCCTGATTTAATTTTACTTGATATCCAGATGCCGGGTATTGATGGAATTGAAACTTTAGAACAAATAAAACAGCAATATTCCCGTATTCCTATTATCATGATGTCAGCTCATGGGACAATAGATATCGCTGTTCGCTCGATGAAATTGGGTGCATACGATTTTATTACAAAACCATTTTCAGGGGATCGTCTCAATATCACAGTAAGGAACGCGCTTGAAAGCAATGAACTTCGGGGTGAAGTTGAACAGCTTCGAAGGGAATTACAAGAAAAATACCAGTTCAAACATATCATTGGTCAAAGCGGGGCGATTCAAAATGTATTTCGTTCCGTATCAAAAGTAATAGATAGTAGTGTGACTGTGTTACTTTATGGTGAAAGTGGATCAGGTAAGGAATTAATAGCGCGTGCAATTCATTATGAAGGACAAAAACGCAGAAACAAACCATTCATTGCCGTAAACTGTTCGGCTTTACCTGACTCTCTTTTGGAAAGTGAATTATTCGGTCATGAAAAAGGTTCTTTTACAGGAGCCAGCCAAAGAAGAATAGGAAAATTCGAACAAGCTGATGGAGGAACGGTTTTCTTAGATGAGGTCGGTGAAATGGCGCCGTCTACTCAAGTTAAAGTTTTACGTGTACTTCAAGAAAGGGAGTTTGAGCGGGTAGGTGGAAACGAACTCGTTAAAGTTGATATTAGGCTGATCTCTGCGACTAATAAGGATTTAGAAGAAGCGGTTCGTAAGAGCGAATTCAGGGAAGATTTATTTTATCGTTTAAGCGTTTTTCCTATTAAGCTGCCTCCATTGAGGGAACGTAAAGATGACATTCCACTTCTTATTCAATTTTTCATCGAGAAATATACCGTTCGTGAGGAAAAAACGGTTAACTCAATGTCCTCGGATGCTATTGAATTGATGATGGCATATCATTGGCCGGGAAATATCCGGGAGTTGGAAAATGCAATCGAACGGGCGATAGTTCTGGTCACAACTTCAGAAATCGTTGCAAACGATTTACCTGCGAATGTTCGGGTGATCGGTGAACGGCGCGTTGTTGATACCAGTAAAACCTTAAATTCCTGGATTGAAAATCTTGAGGAGGAAGCCCTACGCAAAGCGCTTTTAGAATGTGAAGGGAATGTTTCCTTGACTGCCAGGAAGTTGGGTATCGGTAGGGCAACAATATACAGAAAGGCAAAAAAATACGGCTTGACAATAATCCGGTAA
- a CDS encoding glycosyltransferase family 2 protein, giving the protein MNSTENITISNPLSVVIITKNEEKNIERCLKSVLWSNEIVVVDNGSTDGTAEICRKYNCRIIESEWLGFGPLKQLAVNSAVHDWIFSIDSDEEVSETLKNRIQNILKRPQLNGYRIKIESFYLGKQIRYCGWDRDYKLRFFNRNYGNFNDNLVHESVRMPGQVGRIEEPLFHYTYPTIHSHIAKMDRYTELRVDQLVSKSESSSVIIAALRGIAKFFKMYLLQRGFLDGKIGFVLCTISAFGIYLKYLKLWEKNR; this is encoded by the coding sequence TTGAATTCAACCGAAAACATAACCATTTCAAATCCTTTATCCGTAGTTATTATTACAAAAAATGAAGAAAAGAATATCGAACGGTGCTTAAAATCAGTTCTCTGGTCAAATGAGATTGTTGTTGTGGATAATGGATCAACAGATGGAACAGCCGAAATCTGTCGTAAGTATAATTGCAGAATTATTGAATCAGAATGGCTTGGATTTGGACCGTTGAAACAATTAGCTGTTAATTCGGCGGTTCATGATTGGATATTTTCGATAGATTCCGATGAAGAAGTGAGTGAAACATTAAAAAACAGAATACAGAATATATTAAAAAGACCTCAATTAAATGGCTATCGAATTAAGATTGAATCGTTTTATTTAGGCAAACAAATTCGCTATTGTGGATGGGATCGGGATTATAAATTGAGATTTTTTAATCGCAACTATGGTAATTTTAACGATAATCTCGTCCATGAATCCGTGAGGATGCCTGGCCAAGTGGGAAGAATAGAAGAGCCACTGTTTCATTATACCTATCCCACGATTCACTCTCATATTGCGAAGATGGATCGTTATACAGAATTACGAGTAGATCAATTAGTGAGTAAAAGTGAATCGTCGTCGGTGATCATAGCAGCATTAAGAGGGATCGCTAAATTTTTTAAAATGTATCTTCTGCAGCGGGGTTTTTTAGACGGAAAGATTGGCTTTGTTCTTTGTACTATTTCAGCCTTTGGCATTTATTTAAAATATCTGAAACTATGGGAAAAGAATCGATAA